One Paenibacillus riograndensis SBR5 DNA segment encodes these proteins:
- a CDS encoding carbohydrate ABC transporter permease yields the protein MIRTYFQKNPHLAYIMPAMIILGTLTFIPTLFLYVLSVSDYELGYPAFQFVGLDNFIRLFSGGDAEFWYSVTISLGFMGIVTVIELLLGFWLAVLLDREFKLKFLVFACMIVPIAMTPSITGQVWKLMMNAESGVLNYLLHFIGGKVIWLSGENAFWSTVLVDVWQNTPFVALIIYAGIRSLPTDPYEAAAIDGASRVQIFRNITLPLLWPMILLAVIFRAIDSLKTFDIPYSLTQGGPGSATEFLSLHVYRLGFAQTGWVGRSAAVSVILLILTTGISMLLIKAYRKGVENKG from the coding sequence ATGATCCGCACTTATTTTCAAAAAAATCCGCATCTTGCTTACATTATGCCTGCCATGATCATTCTTGGGACACTTACCTTTATTCCAACCTTGTTTCTATATGTGCTGAGTGTTTCGGATTACGAGTTGGGCTATCCGGCCTTTCAATTCGTAGGGCTCGATAATTTTATCCGGTTATTCTCTGGAGGAGATGCGGAATTCTGGTATTCCGTTACGATCAGTCTTGGCTTCATGGGTATTGTAACGGTGATAGAGCTGCTGCTTGGATTTTGGCTGGCTGTCCTGCTGGACCGTGAATTCAAGCTGAAGTTTCTCGTGTTCGCCTGCATGATTGTCCCGATTGCTATGACACCAAGCATTACCGGGCAAGTGTGGAAGCTGATGATGAATGCGGAGTCCGGAGTACTTAATTATCTCCTGCATTTTATTGGAGGCAAGGTGATCTGGTTATCGGGAGAGAATGCATTTTGGTCAACGGTACTTGTGGACGTATGGCAGAATACGCCGTTCGTAGCACTTATCATCTATGCGGGAATCCGCTCGCTGCCAACCGATCCTTACGAGGCGGCGGCAATAGACGGTGCAAGCCGTGTTCAGATTTTCCGTAATATCACTCTGCCGCTCCTTTGGCCTATGATATTGCTGGCTGTGATCTTCAGAGCGATTGATTCTTTGAAAACATTCGATATCCCGTACTCTCTGACACAGGGAGGACCCGGAAGTGCTACTGAATTCTTAAGTCTGCATGTCTATCGTCTTGGCTTTGCACAGACAGGCTGGGTGGGGCGGTCTGCAGCGGTATCCGTTATTCTGCTTATTCTGACCACAGGGATCAGCATGCTGCTCATCAAGGCTTACCGGAAGGGGGTTGAGAATAAAGGATGA
- a CDS encoding phosphatidate cytidylyltransferase — protein MNSSLVTLILIFAALSAVHLIYMLVSRLQKDKDYTGIGFRIKTWWGMVFIFCLATLFNPVVSLLSLMVLAFFALKEYFSMIRTRKADRRLFLWAYLSIPLQFYWIYIEWYGMFIVFIPVYVFLLLPLPRLINKGTLGFLRSVSATQWGLMLMVFGLSHLAYFQFATPEYGAGLVLFLVVLTQLNDAVHYLASIYFGKRKVVPTANPNLTWEGFACAFAVTTGVSYLIYPYLTPLTPVFGFFSGVLISLAGFFGSLTVSVLKRDLLIGDDDKFAALQKSYLSRVDSLAYTSPVFFHVIRYFFDFM, from the coding sequence TTGAACAGCTCGTTGGTTACATTAATACTTATATTCGCAGCTTTATCCGCGGTCCATTTGATCTACATGCTGGTGAGCAGACTGCAGAAAGACAAGGACTACACGGGGATCGGCTTCCGCATCAAAACCTGGTGGGGCATGGTCTTTATCTTCTGCCTGGCCACGTTATTCAACCCGGTCGTATCCCTGCTGTCCCTGATGGTGCTTGCCTTCTTCGCACTGAAAGAATATTTCTCCATGATCCGTACGCGAAAAGCGGACCGGAGGCTGTTCCTGTGGGCCTACCTGTCCATTCCGCTGCAGTTCTACTGGATCTATATCGAATGGTACGGCATGTTCATCGTTTTCATTCCGGTGTACGTCTTCCTGCTCCTGCCGCTGCCCCGGCTGATCAACAAAGGCACCCTTGGCTTCCTGCGGAGCGTAAGCGCCACCCAGTGGGGGCTGATGCTCATGGTTTTCGGTCTCAGCCATCTGGCTTACTTCCAGTTTGCCACACCGGAGTACGGCGCAGGGCTCGTGCTGTTCCTGGTAGTGCTGACCCAATTGAATGATGCCGTACACTACCTGGCCTCGATCTATTTCGGTAAGCGCAAGGTCGTGCCGACCGCCAACCCGAATCTGACCTGGGAAGGCTTCGCCTGTGCATTTGCGGTCACTACCGGAGTCTCATATCTGATCTACCCTTACCTGACGCCGCTGACCCCGGTATTCGGGTTCTTCTCCGGCGTGCTGATCAGCCTGGCCGGATTCTTCGGCAGCTTGACGGTGTCCGTACTGAAGCGCGATCTGCTCATCGGGGATGACGACAAGTTCGCAGCCCTGCAGAAAAGCTACCTCAGCCGCGTGGACAGTCTGGCCTACACCTCGCCGGTGTTTTTCCATGTGATCCGTTATTTTTTTGATTTTATGTAG
- a CDS encoding Gfo/Idh/MocA family protein, which yields MTVIKMGIVGAGTWGETHAFIYNDHPGAEVTAVCDMNIERAKALADKFNIPGNHVFTDHKEMLRSADIDAVAIVTPDFAHTRIAVDCANAGKHFIIEKPLTTSREEADEIVEAVERNNVRMMVDLHSRWSPLVAIPKKSIVDGDIGKPYSAYYRLNDIKWVATDLLPWAAKSSILWFLGYHSVDVLRWLFDDEVERVYSVSREGVLQGEGVDTVDIYQTILEFKNGGIATMENGWITPNSNPNVNDMKLNITGTKGMFNIDPTHSQMMERFTEMKADRPDLLVRHFIHGKPKGFAYESIRHFIDHLISGEPFYVSMEDAYNTTMVILAIMESAKTRTPVNVVY from the coding sequence ATGACGGTTATTAAAATGGGTATAGTAGGAGCAGGAACCTGGGGAGAAACCCATGCATTTATCTATAATGATCATCCCGGTGCGGAGGTGACTGCCGTATGTGATATGAACATTGAACGGGCGAAAGCGCTGGCCGACAAGTTCAATATCCCTGGCAATCATGTCTTTACGGATCATAAGGAGATGCTTCGCAGTGCAGACATCGATGCTGTTGCCATTGTAACCCCCGACTTTGCCCATACGAGGATTGCGGTGGATTGTGCGAATGCCGGTAAGCATTTTATCATCGAGAAGCCCCTGACGACCAGCCGCGAGGAAGCTGACGAGATCGTAGAGGCGGTGGAGCGGAACAATGTGCGGATGATGGTCGATTTACACAGCAGATGGAGTCCGCTCGTGGCAATTCCCAAGAAGAGTATTGTTGATGGTGATATCGGCAAGCCATATAGCGCTTATTATCGGCTGAATGATATTAAATGGGTTGCGACGGACCTGCTTCCTTGGGCGGCCAAATCTTCTATCCTCTGGTTTCTGGGCTATCACAGTGTAGACGTTCTGCGCTGGTTGTTTGATGATGAGGTTGAACGCGTCTATTCCGTCTCCCGTGAAGGCGTACTGCAGGGCGAGGGTGTGGATACGGTGGACATCTATCAGACGATACTGGAATTCAAGAATGGTGGCATTGCCACGATGGAGAATGGTTGGATTACCCCGAACTCTAATCCGAATGTAAATGATATGAAGTTGAACATCACGGGAACCAAAGGCATGTTCAATATTGATCCAACGCATAGCCAAATGATGGAGCGGTTCACGGAAATGAAGGCAGACCGCCCGGATCTGCTTGTCCGGCATTTTATCCATGGCAAGCCCAAGGGGTTTGCTTACGAGAGCATCCGCCATTTTATAGACCATTTGATATCGGGGGAACCCTTCTATGTCTCGATGGAGGACGCCTACAATACAACAATGGTTATTCTCGCCATTATGGAATCTGCCAAGACCAGAACTCCTGTGAATGTTGTGTATTAA
- a CDS encoding carbohydrate ABC transporter permease: MNLNGHKKLSVVTAIILLLVCIASVFPLFWMFIISLKTKTETYNPAIWFFTPTFENYKSIFENRNAINYLKNSSIVVVLTTLFSIFIGGLAAYGFARFEFKKKENRAFWVLSLRMLPPMASVIPIFVMASFLGLLDTHVVLIVSYMLFNIPFTIWMMRSFFEEIPVALEEAAFVDGASRFQVFIQVILPLALPGLIATSIFCIINSWNEFVFALFLTSSDASTLPTTVTLFLSVSGVVWGEMSAIGIVTIMPVLIFAMVVQKYMIRGLTFGGVK; this comes from the coding sequence ATGAATCTGAACGGGCATAAAAAGCTTAGTGTAGTGACTGCTATTATTCTGCTCCTGGTGTGTATCGCTAGCGTGTTCCCATTGTTCTGGATGTTCATTATCAGCCTGAAAACAAAGACGGAGACCTATAATCCTGCAATTTGGTTCTTTACCCCGACCTTCGAAAACTACAAATCCATATTTGAAAATAGAAATGCTATTAACTATTTGAAGAATAGTTCGATTGTTGTCGTGCTGACTACCCTATTCTCTATTTTCATTGGAGGTTTGGCGGCTTACGGATTTGCCAGATTTGAATTTAAGAAAAAGGAGAACCGGGCGTTCTGGGTGCTCAGCCTGAGAATGCTTCCACCTATGGCGTCGGTGATTCCTATCTTTGTAATGGCCAGCTTTCTAGGACTGCTGGATACTCATGTGGTGCTTATTGTTTCTTATATGCTTTTTAATATTCCGTTTACGATATGGATGATGCGCAGCTTCTTCGAGGAGATTCCCGTGGCGCTGGAGGAGGCGGCCTTTGTTGATGGTGCTTCACGGTTTCAGGTGTTTATTCAGGTGATTTTGCCGCTGGCTCTGCCCGGACTGATTGCGACTTCCATATTTTGCATTATTAATTCCTGGAATGAATTTGTATTCGCCTTGTTCCTGACAAGCTCGGATGCAAGCACTTTACCAACCACGGTCACTTTGTTCTTATCTGTCAGCGGCGTGGTATGGGGTGAAATGTCCGCCATTGGGATTGTAACGATTATGCCTGTGTTAATCTTTGCGATGGTTGTGCAGAAGTATATGATCCGTGGACTGACCTTTGGCGGCGTGAAATAA
- a CDS encoding extracellular solute-binding protein, with amino-acid sequence MVKKWWSQLVVAVVLVALVSACSSGSGGSKNAENTKGEAAQSSAGGSTDTLEAWGKTIKEKYSGQEIKLAFASHPSTESFQKMTGDFEKLTGIKVKWEVMEETYLKNKQLLDFTGKTGSYDVLMVDGFWMSEYGAKKVVEPLDTFIGNKDLTPAWFDYEDIVPAYRNGISKYNDKIYGIPTAGETRFVAYRKDLFEKYDKQPPKTMAEFLELAKFFNGKESGLYGVSMRAQRGIHAASGLMTVMYNFGGGFMDQKTGAVTMTDPKTVEAMQFYVDLLKNAPKDVASYTHEEALSAFTSGKAAMWLDATALATRILDPSSSQVYDKVGFVPTPEGPAGKASALAGWNMSLSALSKNKEAAWAFIVYMNSKSNAKTYVQGGGVPVRTSIYKDEELVAADPSYPVQLEALNDANVLVEKGISWIPPHEKLGQILDRVGYYVSAAMTGEMTVQEAAQKSQTELEDIVGK; translated from the coding sequence ATGGTGAAAAAATGGTGGTCTCAACTAGTTGTGGCTGTGGTGTTAGTTGCATTGGTCTCTGCGTGCTCAAGCGGAAGCGGCGGGAGCAAGAATGCAGAGAATACCAAAGGAGAAGCCGCGCAGAGTTCGGCGGGAGGGTCGACCGATACGTTGGAGGCCTGGGGCAAAACCATCAAAGAGAAATACAGCGGCCAGGAGATTAAGCTGGCTTTTGCCAGTCATCCTTCGACAGAATCTTTCCAGAAGATGACCGGAGATTTTGAAAAGCTTACAGGCATCAAAGTGAAATGGGAGGTTATGGAGGAAACGTATCTCAAAAATAAGCAGCTGCTTGATTTCACCGGCAAAACAGGTTCCTATGATGTGCTGATGGTCGACGGCTTCTGGATGAGTGAATATGGAGCCAAAAAAGTAGTGGAACCTCTTGATACTTTTATCGGGAATAAAGACTTAACCCCGGCATGGTTTGATTATGAGGATATTGTGCCTGCCTACCGTAATGGCATCAGCAAATACAACGACAAGATCTATGGTATACCTACAGCGGGTGAGACCAGATTTGTGGCTTACCGCAAGGATCTTTTCGAGAAATATGACAAGCAGCCGCCCAAAACGATGGCGGAGTTCCTGGAGCTGGCTAAATTCTTCAATGGCAAGGAAAGCGGCTTGTACGGTGTATCCATGCGTGCCCAGCGGGGGATCCATGCGGCATCGGGATTGATGACGGTCATGTACAACTTTGGCGGCGGATTCATGGATCAGAAGACGGGCGCAGTGACGATGACAGACCCCAAGACGGTGGAAGCCATGCAATTTTATGTAGACCTGCTGAAGAATGCGCCGAAGGATGTGGCCTCCTACACTCATGAAGAAGCGCTGTCTGCATTTACAAGCGGCAAAGCAGCCATGTGGCTGGATGCAACAGCTTTGGCAACCAGAATCTTAGACCCGTCAAGCTCTCAGGTGTATGACAAGGTTGGATTTGTTCCAACACCGGAAGGACCGGCCGGCAAAGCAAGCGCGTTAGCAGGCTGGAATATGTCCTTGTCTGCACTATCGAAAAATAAAGAAGCTGCATGGGCATTTATCGTGTACATGAACAGCAAGAGCAATGCGAAGACCTATGTACAAGGCGGCGGGGTGCCCGTCCGGACATCCATCTATAAAGATGAAGAACTGGTTGCTGCTGATCCCTCCTATCCTGTACAGCTGGAAGCCCTCAATGATGCGAACGTACTTGTGGAAAAAGGAATCTCGTGGATTCCGCCACATGAGAAGCTCGGCCAAATCCTTGACCGTGTCGGTTACTACGTGAGTGCAGCGATGACAGGCGAGATGACGGTACAGGAAGCGGCTCAAAAATCACAAACAGAGCTGGAAGATATTGTAGGGAAGTAA